The Pseudomonas sp. FP2309 genome has a window encoding:
- a CDS encoding TonB-dependent siderophore receptor, producing the protein MVLRFRPVVTSRFALGLLLSGGIGNSLAADIELPAVTVQGQDASGYRADTASVGGFDEAPLLDTPASITVINAALIKDQQARLLSEVLRNDASVGDSYAPIGYYENFVVRGFSLNAASSYKINGRTITGEQNVALENKQQVEVLKGLAGLQSGISEPGGVINYVTKRPEDVRAVTVSTDDRGSGYLATDVGGWFGSEQQFGLRANVAHEDLNAYVEHANGRRDFVSLAFDWNISPDAVLQLDAEYQNKQQRSVPGYQLLGGTEVPHHASPKKLLGHQSGSKQVGIDALNLNGRFEYRFSDQWQGSVSAARSKVVIDDYSSFAWGGDTGGVGNTFTPQGNYDIYDFRSPDDTRRNDEVQAAMTGLFDTAGLGHELTFGTSAFRRVIDKRTAVNEWLGSGNIDADAPTYAPTDVPLNDSHRTLDSRQYGVFVTDRMRFNEQWQTILGGREVRLDEHAFDGSTGDQTRHTQQYVFLPEAALIYKPIENISLYTRYNKGLSLGGTAPWFATNKDQTLAPTTSRQIEAGVKYDWRRISFAAAVFQTRQAYQYTKPDGVGNFTYVQQGEQKNTGLELSANGWATERLQIATSVAAIRARVSGSGTPAYEDHQAINVPKLRASVYADYALPWVNGLAVLGGVQYSARKYANRSGNVAVGDYAVVNVGSRYTTRVDGYETVFRLSVDNLFDKRYWRDVGEYMGDDYLFQGAPLTARLSASVNF; encoded by the coding sequence ATGGTTTTGCGTTTTCGTCCCGTCGTTACGTCACGTTTCGCCCTCGGCCTGCTGCTCAGCGGCGGTATCGGCAACAGCCTCGCGGCAGACATCGAACTGCCGGCGGTGACGGTCCAGGGCCAGGACGCGTCCGGTTATCGCGCGGACACGGCCTCGGTCGGCGGTTTCGACGAGGCGCCGCTGCTGGACACCCCGGCCTCGATCACCGTGATCAACGCCGCACTGATCAAAGACCAGCAAGCGCGCCTGCTCAGTGAAGTGCTGCGCAACGACGCCTCGGTGGGCGACAGCTATGCGCCAATCGGCTACTACGAAAACTTTGTGGTGCGCGGTTTTTCCCTGAATGCCGCCAGCAGCTACAAGATCAACGGGCGCACCATCACCGGCGAGCAGAATGTCGCCTTGGAAAACAAGCAGCAGGTCGAGGTGCTCAAGGGCCTGGCGGGCCTGCAGAGCGGAATCTCCGAGCCCGGCGGTGTGATCAATTACGTGACCAAGCGCCCGGAGGATGTGCGCGCGGTGACGGTCTCCACCGATGATCGCGGCAGCGGTTACCTCGCCACCGACGTCGGCGGCTGGTTCGGCAGCGAGCAGCAATTTGGCCTGCGTGCCAACGTGGCCCACGAAGACCTCAACGCCTATGTGGAACACGCCAACGGCAGGCGCGACTTTGTGTCCCTGGCCTTTGACTGGAACATCAGCCCCGACGCCGTGCTGCAACTTGACGCCGAGTACCAGAACAAGCAGCAACGCTCGGTGCCGGGTTACCAATTGCTTGGCGGTACCGAGGTCCCCCACCATGCCTCGCCGAAAAAACTGCTGGGCCATCAGAGCGGCTCCAAACAGGTGGGCATTGATGCGCTGAACCTCAACGGCCGGTTCGAATACCGCTTCAGCGACCAGTGGCAAGGCAGCGTCAGCGCCGCGCGCAGCAAGGTGGTGATTGATGACTACAGTTCGTTTGCGTGGGGCGGTGATACCGGCGGCGTCGGCAATACCTTCACCCCCCAGGGCAATTACGATATTTACGATTTCCGCAGCCCCGACGACACCCGCCGCAACGACGAAGTGCAGGCGGCCATGACCGGCCTGTTCGACACCGCAGGCCTGGGCCATGAACTGACCTTCGGCACCAGCGCGTTTCGCCGGGTGATCGACAAGCGCACTGCAGTCAACGAGTGGCTCGGCAGCGGCAACATAGACGCCGATGCACCAACATACGCCCCCACCGATGTGCCGCTCAACGACAGCCATCGCACCCTGGACAGCCGTCAGTACGGCGTGTTCGTCACCGACCGCATGCGCTTCAACGAGCAATGGCAGACCATCCTTGGCGGCCGCGAAGTGCGCCTGGATGAACACGCCTTTGATGGCAGCACTGGCGATCAGACGCGCCATACCCAGCAATACGTGTTCCTGCCCGAGGCCGCGTTGATCTACAAGCCGATCGAGAACATCTCGCTCTACACCCGTTACAACAAGGGCCTGTCCCTGGGCGGCACCGCGCCGTGGTTTGCGACCAACAAGGATCAAACCCTGGCCCCGACCACCTCCCGGCAGATCGAAGCCGGGGTCAAATACGACTGGCGTCGCATCAGCTTCGCCGCCGCCGTGTTCCAGACGCGCCAAGCCTACCAGTACACCAAGCCGGACGGCGTCGGCAACTTCACCTATGTGCAACAGGGCGAACAGAAGAACACCGGCCTGGAACTGTCGGCCAATGGCTGGGCCACCGAGCGCTTGCAGATCGCCACCAGCGTCGCGGCGATCCGCGCGCGGGTCAGCGGCAGCGGCACACCGGCCTACGAAGACCACCAGGCGATCAACGTACCCAAGCTGCGCGCCAGTGTGTACGCCGACTACGCGTTACCCTGGGTCAACGGGCTGGCCGTGCTGGGTGGCGTGCAATACAGCGCCAGGAAGTACGCCAACCGCAGCGGCAACGTCGCAGTGGGGGACTATGCGGTGGTCAACGTCGGCAGTCGTTACACCACCCGCGTCGACGGCTATGAGACGGTGTTTCGCCTGAGCGTCGACAACCTCTTCGACAAACGCTACTGGCGCGACGTGGGCGAATACATGGGCGATGACTACCTGTTCCAGGGCGCACCGTTGACGGCGCGCCTGAGTGCCTCGGTCAACTTCTGA